A single Oryzias melastigma strain HK-1 linkage group LG24, ASM292280v2, whole genome shotgun sequence DNA region contains:
- the LOC112158092 gene encoding melanocortin-2 receptor accessory protein 2A isoform X1 yields the protein MTARERNPTIFWSAERRLKMSELHNRSQTSARRSDYVWQYEYYDDEEPVSFEGLKAHRYSIVIGFWVGLAVFVIFMFFVLTLLTKTGAPHQENPDAADKRHRPGSCLVDIEDQKDKSDKAFSRPLLTGTRSYFNFYVNEEGQAQRENNREDGGGSFKDRRGTRSSDVMEEEIEDAGTPHPLNGLIEESRMERERVFLSQYNIPNFVNLEHSSTLGEDDLVYEPSVVLERHSQTPCDTH from the exons ATGACCGCACGTGAGCGCAATCCCACCATCTTTTGGAGCGCGGAG CGTCGGTTGAAAATGTCTGAGCTCCACAACAGAAGCCAAACCAGCGCCCGACGCAGTGACTATGTGTGGCAGTACGAGTATTATGACGACGAGGAGCCCGTCTCCTTCGAGGGACTCAAAGCGCACAGAT ACTCCATAGTCATAGGATTCTGGGTTGGATTGGcggtgtttgtcatttttatgttctttgttcTGACGTTGCTCACTAAGACTGGAGCGCCGCATCAGGA GAATCCAGACGCTGCTGATAAGCGTCACCGACCAGGGAGCTGTCTGGTAGACATCGAAGACCAAAAAGATAAAAGCGACAAGGCCTTCTCCCGCCCTCTGCTGACAGGGACGCGCTCCTATTTTAATTTCTACGTAAACGAAGAAGGTCAGGCCCAGAGGGAGAACAACCGCGAGGATGGCGGGGGCTCGTTCAAAGACAGAAGGGGAACCCGCTCCTCCGatgtgatggaggaggagatcGAGGACGCAGGGACTCCCCATCCTCTCAACGGACTTATAGAGGAAAGCCGGATGGAACGAGAGCGCGTCTTTTTGTCTCAATACAACATCCCTAACTTTGTGAACTTGGAGCACAGTTCCACTCTCGGAGAGGACGATCTGGTGTATGAACCATCGGTGGTGTTGGAGCGCCATTCTCAGACACCTTGTGACACCCACTAA
- the LOC112158092 gene encoding melanocortin-2 receptor accessory protein 2A isoform X2 yields MSELHNRSQTSARRSDYVWQYEYYDDEEPVSFEGLKAHRYSIVIGFWVGLAVFVIFMFFVLTLLTKTGAPHQENPDAADKRHRPGSCLVDIEDQKDKSDKAFSRPLLTGTRSYFNFYVNEEGQAQRENNREDGGGSFKDRRGTRSSDVMEEEIEDAGTPHPLNGLIEESRMERERVFLSQYNIPNFVNLEHSSTLGEDDLVYEPSVVLERHSQTPCDTH; encoded by the exons ATGTCTGAGCTCCACAACAGAAGCCAAACCAGCGCCCGACGCAGTGACTATGTGTGGCAGTACGAGTATTATGACGACGAGGAGCCCGTCTCCTTCGAGGGACTCAAAGCGCACAGAT ACTCCATAGTCATAGGATTCTGGGTTGGATTGGcggtgtttgtcatttttatgttctttgttcTGACGTTGCTCACTAAGACTGGAGCGCCGCATCAGGA GAATCCAGACGCTGCTGATAAGCGTCACCGACCAGGGAGCTGTCTGGTAGACATCGAAGACCAAAAAGATAAAAGCGACAAGGCCTTCTCCCGCCCTCTGCTGACAGGGACGCGCTCCTATTTTAATTTCTACGTAAACGAAGAAGGTCAGGCCCAGAGGGAGAACAACCGCGAGGATGGCGGGGGCTCGTTCAAAGACAGAAGGGGAACCCGCTCCTCCGatgtgatggaggaggagatcGAGGACGCAGGGACTCCCCATCCTCTCAACGGACTTATAGAGGAAAGCCGGATGGAACGAGAGCGCGTCTTTTTGTCTCAATACAACATCCCTAACTTTGTGAACTTGGAGCACAGTTCCACTCTCGGAGAGGACGATCTGGTGTATGAACCATCGGTGGTGTTGGAGCGCCATTCTCAGACACCTTGTGACACCCACTAA
- the LOC112157927 gene encoding beta/gamma crystallin domain-containing protein 1 isoform X3: MFTAYRKSLNDMVFSTSESPEDQPSTGILGRIGYWLSPWRGRASVPPCESDSSSGSYAEDAGGEDGEESLRGVPAGEEQDSSSEKFFPCEEENATQSAHRDRSAERGGPQEEEELAVCREQRKGRGNEREERSNGTSESGNHVCHLTNLFTSRPEAVWDFDQPRPTQVQSDKRLHAYLEETSVIHSGQQEVVTTTLKKGLHVPAKGKSSASLSAETNDITVVGVSELQSDKEQTDDMGRRKRSRRKSQGDGGSKPSEKPAEESCNSVSSPQSPTSPTGEACSNPSSETNPTSQAAPGGGGGGRIETVCPGAVKPLGNLRNSISVAAATKACEDSTGAEMEEESSAYKVERKTETPESKRRSIKVSTCEVKNYPKVLPLNQNQQEPNADRPTTGDEDKNQAGTSSDSRPHDPKKTGEDTKPGSSGIADKISIFERRRLDGGHIRAPRSADVSPTRTLTDRFKADLVVSEQRSKSAERPREQRSGFSSPSREKPLSVKERTRKFLQASKLEPAQKLVATQKSTSNVLAAPTKPEPDVQDKLDIKEHAGITSRLEGGGSNDVQVSGVQSADSSTKEAEDQVSMQNSVRKSEESTNNTTSPPKGPSRTGSRSKKKKNREPASPVSIQNTSEDPAAKQEHAGDAEKVAFPSQELLGDLSEKQPQSDTNDEERGFDVLPNRQEGSPEAPVHTDEPDTPSTGTKNTIDRAVSPPDEGLSGAFEAKRNPTDNSQTSGSSPSAEPLPAVKQESLAEQPSLGEEFQTSEGELGRATEGQIKEPGVTEKLETVEKEKPNYAERTFPAETTASLSSKDSVGVPSDTDGNAQEPEETPALPFQTQSASQVETEHTEKAAICTASAANEEASGAGADKKPPSVRVASNVESLTQSVESPGMERETVAVEPQSNSVSVEKPENSLDDSCTHEANAPELSNSKPFIKAAAADEGGRSGVTNELSGLIDSLKCKTGEDSATKELSRQPLREPANADVREQNGDGSAANKSETPLDKVAGELIRAIFSDVSVKNLENSHPSPSKEFETNGNVSSDLQLQNDNKQLIRDKTNQTPKTSPKNLNPDSFRLPMKKLHVPLGLKNDSSDGKDTPSSWLDLDFPKPKPKVQEVKLTSSGSESNLLDTSGEFDDEDFVAKIKNLCVPFSHPPRKHHPIRSPQPPFAMPAIRETSLEKTFDPEEFTFGLRKKKQLSLDLSVDLHSTETKPNVLPTRASFAERSLLLGGLRDAKPAKDEAVKEDDQIRVKSRLEGSSLYSSLFTSHLRGAKNGPQAESSPSEEALPSQSPLLTPLPLPENASKDKQSKEEVQTSEDVVSDSIPALPSFNDIKLPDYLKKYLPPEPAAAEPSPHGQEKTEFTGKMAAPVSTATADLVSTPNVGLPDSVASCFPGIPPTTLSTLPDLKQPVTQPHKTFDNGCHKRPGKMVLFENAQFGGQAYEIYRDVADASSLQLSPLISVKVVRGCWLLYERPNFQGRVIALEEGPVDLENQWAECAPETEPHERPPMLIGSIRLAVRDHSLPRIDLFTDPEGRGRVTSYLDDAIETGSYGIPLTTASIQIHSGVWLVFSDPGFQGMLSVLEAGEYPFPETWGFPSPFVGSLRPLKMGGLKVEYPSEVKAVLFEKPAFEGSSLEIDSEVFSFSDEANPLKSVGSLKIIGGFWVGYSQPGFEGHQQILEEGEYVDCSDWGGSELLSLRPVHSDFLSPHVKMFSDRDFGKLGVNINLTGPVISMDETGYGMKTHSADVTSGV; encoded by the exons ATGTTCACAGCCTACAGAAAGAGTCTGAATGATATGGTATTTTCTACG TCGGAGAGCCCAGAAGATCAACCAAGTACAGGAATTTTGGGCCGTATTGGTTACTGGTTGTCTCCGTGGAGAGGGAGAGCTTCTGTGCCGCCTTGTGAAAGTGACTCATCGAGTGGCAGTTATGCTGAAGACGCGGGAGGGGAGGATGGCGAGGAGTCACTGAGAGGAGTCCCGGCCGGAGAGGAGCAGGATTCCAGCTCGGAGAAGTTTTTCCCCTGCGAGGAGGAGAACGCCACGCAGTCTGCCCACAGAGACAGATCTGCAGAGAGAGGAGGtccacaggaggaggaggagctcgcGGTGTGCCGGGAGCAGAGGAAGGGGCGGGGCAACGAGAGGGAGGAGAGAAGCAACGGTACTTCGGAAAGTGGGAATCACGTCTGTCATCTGACGAATCTCTTTACCTCCAGACCAGAAGCGGTGTGGGACTTTGACCAGCCTCGCCCCACACAGGTTCAGTCAGACAAGAGGCTCCATGCATACTTAGAGGAGACCAGTGTGATTCACTCAGGCCAACAGGAAGTCGTCAcaaccactttaaaaaaaggtctcCACGTTCCTGCTAAGGGAAAGTCGTCTGCTAGCTTAAGTGCAGAAACAAATGACATCACAGTAGTGGGAGTGTCAGAACTTCAATCTGATAAGGAACAAACAGACGACATGGGTCGCAGAAAAAGATCCAGGAGAAAATCTCAAGGAGACGGGGGAAGCAAACCCTCCGAAAAACCTGCAGAAGAATCGTGCAACTCTGTGTCCAGTCCCCAAAGTCCCACTTCCCCCACAGGAGAGGCATGTTCAAACCCCTCCTCCGAGACAAACCCCACCTCACAGGCCgcacctggaggaggaggaggagggcgaATTGAAACTGTTTGTCCAGGCGCCGTAAAACCGTTGGGCAACCTCAGGAATTCAATCTCTGTCGCCGCAGCCACTAAGGCATGCGAAGACAGTACAGGTGCCGAAATGGAGGAAGAAAGCAGCGCGTACAAGGTGGAGAGGAAGACTGAAACACCGGAGTCCAAACGCAGGAGTATCAAGGTTTCAACTTGTGAGGTGAAGAATTATCCGAAAGTTTTGCCTTTAAATCAGAACCAGCAGGAACCGAACGCTGATCGTCCGACCACCGGAGATGAAGACAAGAACCAGGCGGGAACCTCTTCGGACTCCAG ACCTCATGACCCGAAGAAGACCGGGGAAGACACAAAGCCCGGTTCTAGTGGGATCGCGGATAAAATCAGCATCTTCGAGCGGAGGCGCCTCGACGGGGGTCACATCCGAGCCCCGAGGAGCGCTGACGTCTCTCCGACCAGAACCCTCACAGACAGGTTCAAGGCCGACCTCGTCGTCTCGGAGCAAAGGTCCAAATCGGCCGAACGACCCAGAGAGCAGCGGTCGGGGTTCTCGTCCCCGTCCCGGGAGAAACCCCTGTCCGTTAAGGAGCGAACGAGAAAGTTTCTGCAAGCGTCGAAATTAGAACCGGCTCAGAAACTTGTGGCAACTCAAAAGTCCACTTCGAATGTCCTGGCCGCTCCGACAAAACCAGAACCAGACGTTCAGGACAAACTGGATATTAAAGAGCATGCCGGGATAACATCAAGACTAGAGGGGGGAGGCTCTAATGATGTGCAGGTATCAGGTGTTCAATCAGCTGACTCTTCAACGAAGGAAGCTGAAGATCAGGTTTCTATGCAAAACAGTGTCAGGAAAAGTGAGGAATCCACTAACAACACAACCTCACCCCCCAAAGGTCCGAGCAGGACCGGCTCCCGCtcgaaaaaaaagaaaaacagagagcCAGCCAGTCCGGTTAGTATTCAAAACACATCGGAGGACCCTGCTGCAAAGCAAGAGCATGCGGGTGATGCAGAGAAAGTCGCCTTTCCATCTCAGGAGCTCCTCGGAGATTTATCAGAAAAGCAGCCACAGTCTGACACCAACGATGAAGAAAGGGGTTTTGACGTGCTGCCAAACCGGCAGGAGGGGTCACCTGAAGCTCCCGTCCACACAGATGAACCCGATACCCCCAGCACAGGAACAAAGAACACTATTGACCGTGCTGTTTCACCCCCAGACGAGGGGCTTTCAGGGGCATTCGAAGCAAAAAGAAACCCCACAGATAACAGTCAAACgtcaggctcctccccctcagcTGAGCCGCTTCCTGCTGTCAAACAGGAATCACTCGCTGAACAGCCCAGTTTGGGTGAGGAATTCCAGACAAGTGAAGGAGAATTAGGACGAGCGACGGAAGGCCAAATCAAGGAGCCAGGAGTTACGGAGAAACTTGAAACAGTTGAGAAAGAGAAACCCAATTATGCTGAGAGAACGTTTCCAGCAGAAACAACGGCGTCCCTGTCCTCAAAAGACAGTGTAGGAGTTCCATCAGACACAGACGGGAACGCTCAAGAACCAGAGGAGACCCCAGCCCTCCCCTTTCAAACTCAAAGTGCCTCTCAGGTGGAGACGGAGCACACCGAAAAAGCTGCTATTTGCACCGCATCCGCCGCTAATGAGGAGGCGAGCGGCGCTGGGGCTGATAAAAAGCCTCCCAGCGTAAGGGTGGCTTCAAATGTAGAGTCCCTAACACAGTCCGTAGAAAGCCCCGGAATGGAAAGAGAAACAGTCGCAGTAGAGCCCCAATCTAATTCTGTGTCTGTGGAAAAGCCAGAGAATTCACTGGATGACTCATGTACGCATGAGGCTAATGCTCCAGAGCTTTCCAACTCCAAACCTTTCattaaagctgctgctgcagacgagGGAGGGAGGTCAGGAGTCACTAATGAATTGTCAGGGCTTATAGACTCACTTAAATGTAAGACAGGTGAAGATTCCGCCACTAAAGAGCTCTCTCGCCAACCTCTCCGTGAACCTGCAAACGCCGACGTTAGGGAGCAAAACGGAGACGGGAGTGCCGCAAACAAATCCGAGACCCCACTGGATAAAGTCGCCGGAGAATTAATTAGAGCAATATTTAGCGACGTGTCCGTTAAGAATCTAGAAAATTCCCATCCGAGTCCATCTAAAGAGTTTGAAACGAATGGCAACGTCTCCTCTGATTTGCAACTtcaaaatgacaacaaacaaTTAATTCGTGACAAGACGAATCAAACTCCCAAAACGTCACCAAAGAACCTCAACCCAGACTCATTTAGATTACCAATGAAGAAACTCCACGTTCCTCTTGGATTAAAAAACGATTCCTCGGACGGGAAAGACACCCCGTCCAGTTGGCTGGATCTAGACTTCCCAAAACCGAAGCCTAAAGTCCAAGAAGTCAAACTGACCTCCTCTGGAAGTGAGAGCAACCTCCTGGACACTTCCGGCGAGTTCGACGATGAGGACTTTGTCGCGAAAATCAAGAACCTCTGTGTCCCCTTCTCCCACCCGCCGCGGAAGCACCACCCAATCCGTTCGCCGCAGCCCCCGTTCGCGATGCCGGCCATCAGGGAGACCAGCTTAGAGAAAACCTTTGACCCCGAGGAGTTCACGTTCGGCCTGAGGAAGAAGAAGCAGCTCAGCTTGGACCTTTCAGTGGACCTTCACAGCACGGAGACCAAACCCAACGTCCTGCCCACCAGGGCTAGCTTTGCGGAGCGCAGCTTGCTCCTCGGCGGGCTCAGGGACGCGAAACCCGCGAAGGACGAGGCCGTCAAAGAAGACGACCAAATCCGAGTCAAGTCTCGCTTGGAGGGCAGCTCTCTCTACAGTAGTCTTTTTACTTCTCACTTAAGAGGGGCTAAGAACGGACCTCAGGCTGAAAGCAGCCCTTCAGAGGAGGCGCTGCCTTCACAATCCCCCCTGCTTACCCCCTTACCCCTACCAGAAAACGCATCAAAGGACAAGCAGAGCAAAGAGGAAGTCCAGACTTCAGAGGATGTGGTCAGCGACTCAATTCCTGCACTTCCTTCTTTTAACGACATCAAGCTGCCGGATTACTTGAAGAAGTATCTTCCACCAGAACCGGCGGCTGCCGAACCGAGTCCACACGGACAGGAGAAAACAGAG tttactgGGAAAATGGCAGCTCCAGTCTCCACAGCGACGGCAGACTTGGTTTCAACCCCTAATGTGGGGCTTCCTGACAGTGTAGCTTCATGTTTTCCTGGGATTCCTCCAACCACACTCTCTACACTCCCTGACCTCAAGCAGCCTGTGACTCAGCCACAT AAAACGTTTGACAACGGATGTCATAAGCGCCCTGGAAAG ATGGTGCTGTTTGAGAACGCTCAGTTCGGCGGCCAGGCGTACGAGATTTACAGGGATGTGGCAGATGCTTCGTCCCTGCAGCTCTCACCTCTCATCTCTGTGAAGGTTGTGAGAGGCTG CTGGCTGCTCTACGAGAGGCCCAACTTTCAGGGGCGTGTCATCGCCTTGGAGGAGGGGCCGGTTGATTTGGAAAACCAGTGGGCAGAGTGCGCGCCAGAAACGGAACCGCACGAGCGTCCGCCGATGCTAATTGGATCCATTCGACTGGCCGTCAGG GATCACAGCCTCCCCCGTATTGATCTTTTCACCGATCCCGAAGGCCGAGGAAGAGTCACATCGTATCTGGACGATGCGATAGAGACGGGCTCGTACGGCATCCCGCTGACAACAGCTTCCATACAAATTCACTCCGGAGT GTGGCTTGTGTTCAGCGATCCAGGCTTCCAGGGGATGCTGTCTGTGCTAGAAGCTGGAGAGTATCCATTCCCCGAAACCTGGGGCTTTCCATCCCCCTTCGTTGGGTCTCTTAGACCCCTGAAAATG GGTGGATTGAAGGTGGAATATCCCAGCGAGGTTAAG GCTGTGTTATTTGAGAAACCGGCGTTTGAGGGCTCCAGTTTGGAAATCGACAGTgaagtttttagcttttctgaTGAAGCAAACCCACTAAAGTCTGTGGGTTCCTTAAAGATCATTGGAGGATT ctggGTGGGATACAGCCAGCCGGGGTTTGAGGGTCACCAACAAATCCTGGAGGAAGGAGAGTACGTCGACTGCAGCGACTGGGGAG